CCCGCCCCGACATGAAGGTCATCGCCATCATGGGCGACGGCGACGCGCTGGCGATTGGCGGCAATCACTTCATCCACGCCGCGCGCCGTAATATCGGCATCACCGCCCTGGTGGTGAACAATTCCACCTATGGCATGACCGGCGGACAGTACAGCCCCACCACGCCCGAAGGGATGCGAGCCACAACTGCTCCGTATGGCAACGTCGAGCCGCCCTTTCCGGTCTGCGATTTGGCGGCGGCGGCGGGAGCGACCTTTGTCGCCCGCAGCACGGCGTATCACCCGCTTGAACTGGACAAGCACCTCTCGGAAGCCATCTCGAACGATGGGTTCAGCCTTGTGGAAGCCGTCAGTTATTGTCACACCACCTACGGGCGCATCAACAAACTCGGCTCGGCGGCAGACATGATGCGGATGCTCAAAGATAACAGTATTTCGAAATCTGCCTATGAAAAGCTCAACGAAGATGCGCGCGAAAAAAACACAAAGATCGTGCGCGGCGTGCTATACAGGAAGAAACGCCCGGAGTACACAAAAACCTATGACTCACTCGTCGAACGCAAACACGAGGAGGAATTAAGACTGCGGAATACGGGGAGGCGTTGATGGAAAAGCGAACCGAAATTCGACTGGCTGGGGAAGGTGGTCAGGGCATGATTTTGGCGGGGATCATCCTGGCCGAAGCCGCCGCCATCTACGACGGCAAACAAACCACCCAGACCCAAAGTTACGGACCCGAAGCGCGAGGCGGCGCCAGCCGATCGGAGGTGGTCATCTCGGATGTTGAAATAGACCACCCTGAGGTCCTCTCTGCTGATGTGGTGGTGGCGCTCAGCCAGGAGGCTTACCAGAAATTTGCCAAGACCGTCCATTCCGGCGGTTTGTTGATTGTGGATGAAGACCACGTGGCGGTCCGTGCCGATTTTGCAGGCGTCAAAGTTCCCATTGCCCGGATTGCGCTAGAAGCGACAGGCAAACCCATCACTGCCAATACGGTTGCGCTTGGTGTGCTGGTAGGCATGACGGGTATGGTTTCGAAGGAGGCGCTCGAAAAGGCTGTCATCGCTCGCGCCCCCAAAGGCACCGAAGAAATGAACCGTAAGGCGCTGGCGGCAGGTTTTGCAGCGGCGGAAGGGCGCGAAGCCGCAGCATGAGCGCAGGCAGGCTATGCCCGTCTCCCTGACATTTGCTTTTTTGGCGTCGCATTTGTCCAGATACGATATCCAGTTATGAATCGGCTACGTCAATCGTATTCATATCATGAAAAATTCAGACAAGGGTTCGTCAACGTAGTGTTTGGACGTTCTACAGGGAAACCAGCCGGAGAGTTTATCCCAAAACCAATGCATTGACGATTGACGCCAATGATTCATTTGATTTCCCCTTTCGAATCGCCTGTAACTTGTCGGCACTTAAACATCCTTCCACATCCCGCAACAATTGGCAGGCGCGGTCTTTTACATCCTGCTTCGCGGCGGGATGTTCCTTGATCAGTATAAGCCAGTCAACGATCCATTCGGGGTTGCGGCGCGCTTCGAGGGAAGCGAGACCCGCCAGGGCTTCCAGCATGAGTGGGGCGGAGTGGATGTCACGCGCGAGGCGGAGGGCGGTCAGGAAGAGTTCCCTGGCTTTGAGGTGGTCGCCCGTGAGAGCAACCGTCTCGCCGAGGACGATGAGGGTTTGGGAAATATCCCAGCCTATGATGTAGTCGCCGAAGGTTTCCAGGCTTTTGTGGAGGAAGGATTGGGCTTCCTCGAGTCTGCCCTGCGCCTTCGCCACCCAGCCGAGGTGACGGTATGCAGTGCCCATCCCCCAGCGGTTGTTCGACGCCTGGCATAACTCGAGACTTTCCTGCAAATACGTACGGGCTTCATCGAAACATCCGAGCGTGATCAGTGTGGGGGTGAGGTAATTCAAGCCGAGCGCGATGGAATGCGGGTCGCCAAGCCTGCGCCAGATGGTCAGGCCCTCCATCATTTGTTCCCGCCCCTGTGTGTAATTTCCCCTAAGGCTGGCGATATAGCCGAGATTATAGATGGCATAGGCTGCAAACCATTCATACTTTGGATCCTGCGCGTAAGACAAGCCTTCCTCCATCAGCGCCTGCGAGCGGTCCATATCGCCGTTGAGGTGCATGATGATGCCCAGATACACGAGCGCATCCACAAGCAATCCCGTATCGCCTAGCGGGCGGAGCAGGAGGACGCTCTCCTCCATCAAGGAAACTGCGCGTTCGTAAAGTCCCTTGCGAAAGCACAGGATGCCCTGCTGTGTGCAGGCTTCACCAAGCACGCGTTGCAAGGCGGGGGAGGCGGGTTTGGCTTTGAGCGTTCGGACGAGCGGTTCGAAATGGTCAATGCCTTCGTTAATCAGACC
This portion of the Anaerolineales bacterium genome encodes:
- a CDS encoding 2-oxoacid:ferredoxin oxidoreductase subunit beta — encoded protein: MSEHILSVHDLDVDEGQIPREDWFEASTTLHNLRKNKKFPTIWCAGCGLGVIMGSLIRAIESLGLENDRVALVAGIGCTARMPVYMDYNTLHTTHGRALAFATGLKIARPDMKVIAIMGDGDALAIGGNHFIHAARRNIGITALVVNNSTYGMTGGQYSPTTPEGMRATTAPYGNVEPPFPVCDLAAAAGATFVARSTAYHPLELDKHLSEAISNDGFSLVEAVSYCHTTYGRINKLGSAADMMRMLKDNSISKSAYEKLNEDAREKNTKIVRGVLYRKKRPEYTKTYDSLVERKHEEELRLRNTGRR
- a CDS encoding 2-oxoacid:acceptor oxidoreductase family protein; its protein translation is MEKRTEIRLAGEGGQGMILAGIILAEAAAIYDGKQTTQTQSYGPEARGGASRSEVVISDVEIDHPEVLSADVVVALSQEAYQKFAKTVHSGGLLIVDEDHVAVRADFAGVKVPIARIALEATGKPITANTVALGVLVGMTGMVSKEALEKAVIARAPKGTEEMNRKALAAGFAAAEGREAAA